The Euphorbia lathyris chromosome 8, ddEupLath1.1, whole genome shotgun sequence genome has a window encoding:
- the LOC136202148 gene encoding auxin-binding protein ABP20-like, with the protein MTPSTIFLIFSLLFSSSYAAVQDFCVADLKGPEGPAGFNCKKPDSVTEKDFAYSGLGTPMNISSLIKAAVTPAFVDQFPGVNGLGISMARLDLAVGGVIPMHTHPGASEVLVVISGSICAGFISSANTVYFTNLKKGDIMVFPQGLLHFQLNAGGTPALGYVSFSSARPGLQILDFSLFGNELPTDILNKVTFLDVAQIKKLKAVLGGKN; encoded by the coding sequence ATGACTCCATCAACAATCTTCCTTATCTTTTCTCTCCTCTTTTCTTCCTCCTATGCAGCAGTCCAAGACTTCTGCGTGGCGGACCTCAAAGGCCCCGAAGGCCCTGCAGGATTCAACTGCAAGAAGCCTGATTCCGTGACAGAGAAGGACTTTGCTTACTCAGGATTAGGCACTCCTATGAACATTTCAAGCCTAATCAAAGCTGCTGTAACACCTGCATTTGTTGACCAATTCCCCGGAGTTAACGGCCTTGGAATTTCCATGGCTCGTTTAGACCTGGCTGTTGGTGGAGTTATTCCAATGCACACTCACCCCGGAGCTTCGGAGGTTCTCGTTGTCATTTCGGGGTCTATATGCGCGGGGTTTATCTCGTCGGCTAACACTGTTTACTTCACGAATCTTAAGAAGGGAGATATAATGGTGTTCCCACAAGGGTTGTTGCATTTTCAGTTGAATGCAGGTGGAACTCCTGCTCTTGGGTATGTTAGTTTTAGCAGTGCAAGACCAGGGCTTCAGATTTTGGATTTCTCTCTTTTTGGAAATGAATTGCCTACTGATATTTTGAACAAAGTTACTTTTCTTGATGTTGCTCAGATTAAGAAACTTAAGGCTGTTCTTGGTggcaaaaattaa